From the genome of Gemmatimonadota bacterium, one region includes:
- a CDS encoding M20/M25/M40 family metallo-hydrolase gives MRLLPALLLLAAPLAAQSGGIVPPGMLWEKGFRAWDAGRYIEATDALRSLLVPGVARPWIDSVAVLTGERFETVELTPDGGRPIWSADGQTIAYESGLPAVRVTRVVRRSAPTKVLLEVVGSGAALSPTGALVAWIAPTTLNRVPLGIKEVATGRELPITGLGEWLPTGATFGTDDATLFVVVSRASDGTRNDILRLTRTGDSFAVQGIVAPTAGFKGVPVALPGGRFLAYPVPSGNPVRLPVGLAGLRAAALFAIVDLQANTVRRIEGRAATISADGSMIAWVEGRLVVQGDIATEENRLMAAPVAGGGAMTLYKGIRRIDAPALSPDGSRIAFQMMPVQDWELYTLDISPTASATPTRITREIQHDVLPQWLSPTTVMAVMGEPRHRRSYRYDTETGARTRLFHNNTVRTIAPEYEWLPTPDGTALLTVAERDGNTVSVERGLYLTELNRLVTREAVIARLGADRAGEVSLRDRGIASFAPIAAEVRAVTTQVDVGRVYSYEKALFDFDSKHISQPGNAKAIDYLLATYKSFGYDAQPQWFSPQGALGGKTANVLAVLKGTENPELVYVVSSHFDSRAEGPGADDNTSGTAALLEAARVMAKHPQPATIVFASFTGEEAGLLGSREYVRRAVADSIKLVGALNNDMLGWANDHHLDNTIRYSNPGIRDIQHAAAAQFSAMITYDALYYKSTDAAAYYEAYGDIVGGIGSYPVLGNPHYHMPHDILEVENHQLIAEASKTTVATLMLLASSPSRLKNLAVANGTATWAKSPEKGIIGYVVTWGPADAPEKNRLRVTAPTARIPGLRAGMVVQVKAVNAKGLMGWDWARVVVKRE, from the coding sequence ATGCGCCTCCTCCCAGCCCTGCTCCTCCTCGCCGCCCCGCTCGCCGCCCAGTCCGGTGGCATCGTCCCGCCCGGCATGCTCTGGGAAAAGGGGTTCCGCGCCTGGGACGCCGGCCGCTACATCGAGGCAACCGACGCGCTCCGTTCACTCCTGGTGCCCGGGGTGGCGCGGCCGTGGATCGACTCGGTGGCGGTGCTCACGGGCGAGCGCTTCGAGACGGTGGAACTGACCCCCGACGGCGGGAGGCCGATCTGGTCCGCCGACGGTCAGACGATCGCCTACGAGAGTGGACTCCCCGCCGTACGCGTCACCCGGGTAGTGCGCCGGAGCGCTCCCACGAAAGTCCTCCTCGAGGTGGTGGGGAGCGGCGCCGCGCTCTCGCCAACCGGAGCGCTGGTGGCGTGGATCGCGCCCACCACGTTGAATCGCGTCCCCCTGGGCATCAAGGAGGTCGCCACCGGACGCGAGCTGCCGATTACCGGCCTGGGCGAGTGGCTGCCGACCGGCGCCACCTTCGGCACCGACGACGCCACGCTCTTCGTGGTGGTCTCGCGCGCCTCGGACGGGACGCGCAACGACATCCTCCGCCTGACGCGCACCGGCGACAGCTTCGCGGTGCAAGGCATCGTCGCACCGACGGCAGGCTTCAAGGGCGTGCCCGTGGCGCTCCCCGGCGGGCGGTTCCTGGCGTACCCTGTCCCGAGCGGCAATCCGGTGCGCCTCCCCGTCGGCCTCGCCGGACTCCGCGCCGCCGCACTCTTCGCGATCGTCGACCTGCAGGCCAACACGGTGCGACGGATCGAGGGCCGCGCGGCGACCATCTCGGCCGACGGCTCGATGATCGCGTGGGTCGAGGGGCGACTCGTCGTGCAGGGTGACATCGCCACCGAGGAGAACCGGCTGATGGCCGCACCGGTCGCCGGCGGCGGCGCCATGACGCTCTACAAGGGCATTCGTCGGATCGACGCGCCGGCGCTCTCTCCGGACGGCAGCCGGATCGCGTTTCAGATGATGCCGGTGCAGGACTGGGAGCTCTACACCCTCGACATTTCGCCAACCGCCTCCGCCACGCCGACGCGCATCACCCGCGAGATCCAGCACGACGTCCTCCCCCAGTGGCTCAGCCCGACGACCGTGATGGCCGTCATGGGGGAGCCGAGGCATCGCCGCTCCTATCGCTACGACACCGAGACGGGGGCGCGCACGCGGCTCTTCCACAACAACACCGTGCGCACCATCGCCCCCGAGTACGAGTGGCTGCCGACGCCTGACGGTACGGCACTGCTCACGGTCGCCGAGCGCGATGGCAACACCGTATCAGTGGAGCGCGGGCTCTACCTGACGGAGCTGAATCGGCTCGTCACGCGCGAGGCAGTCATCGCGCGGCTCGGCGCCGACCGTGCCGGCGAGGTGTCGCTGCGTGACCGTGGCATCGCCTCGTTTGCGCCGATTGCGGCCGAGGTGCGCGCCGTGACGACGCAGGTCGACGTCGGCCGCGTGTACAGCTACGAGAAGGCGCTCTTCGACTTCGATTCGAAGCACATCTCGCAGCCGGGCAACGCCAAGGCGATCGACTATCTCCTCGCGACCTACAAGAGCTTCGGCTACGATGCCCAGCCGCAGTGGTTCTCGCCGCAGGGCGCCCTCGGTGGGAAGACGGCGAACGTTCTCGCAGTGCTGAAGGGGACGGAGAATCCGGAGTTGGTGTACGTGGTGAGTTCGCACTTCGACTCGCGCGCCGAGGGGCCCGGGGCGGACGACAACACCTCGGGAACGGCGGCGCTGCTCGAAGCGGCGCGCGTGATGGCCAAGCACCCACAGCCGGCGACGATCGTCTTCGCCTCCTTCACCGGCGAGGAAGCGGGCCTGCTCGGCTCGCGCGAGTACGTTCGCCGCGCGGTGGCCGACTCGATCAAGCTCGTCGGCGCGCTCAACAACGACATGCTGGGGTGGGCCAACGACCATCACCTCGACAACACCATCCGCTACTCGAATCCCGGCATCCGCGACATCCAGCACGCCGCCGCCGCGCAATTCTCGGCGATGATCACCTACGACGCGCTCTACTACAAGAGCACGGATGCAGCCGCGTACTATGAGGCCTACGGTGACATCGTCGGCGGCATCGGTTCCTATCCCGTGCTCGGCAACCCGCACTACCACATGCCGCACGACATCCTCGAGGTCGAGAACCATCAGTTGATCGCGGAAGCAAGCAAGACGACGGTGGCGACGCTGATGCTGCTCGCGTCGAGCCCGTCGCGGCTCAAGAACCTTGCGGTGGCGAACGGCACCGCCACCTGGGCGAAGAGCCCCGAGAAGGGCATCATCGGCTACGTGGTGACGTGGGGCCCGGCCGATGCGCCAGAGAAGAACCGCCTCCGCGTCACCGCGCCGACGGCGCGGATTCCCGGACTGCGCGCGGGGATGGTGGTGCAGGTGAAGGCGGTGAATGCGAAGGGGTTGATGGGGTGGGATTGGGCAAGAGTCGTTGTGAAGCGGGAGTGA
- a CDS encoding efflux RND transporter permease subunit — translation MKISDVSISRPVLATMGSLALVLFGVLGYLRLPVRELPDIDPPIVSVETSLRGANPRVMESSVTDVLEEELSTAEGIRTLTSSSNEQRSSVRLEFGLSRDVESAAQDVRDLVSRVRGRLPEDVDEPVVAKQDADARPFYYLALTSTTLDLLQLNDVADRIVKQRLQTIPGVARAQIQGERRYAMKIWLDQNALTARSLTVQDVAAAIRARNVEVPAGRIESSQREFTVRSLGELRTPNEFSDLVVSSQGGVLTKLRDVGRVELGPANDRSALRFDQTPGIGLGVIRQSKANVIEVSKAIQAALPSIQAALPPGVKLVQAFDQSVFVERSIRDAQRTLIEAALLVVVIIFLFLRNLRATIIPAFAIPASIIATFAVMSALGFSINNFTLLALTIAIGIVVDDAIIVLENAYRHQEELGKSPEQAARDGTREIGFAVVATTASLMAVFVPLAFLKGNTGKLFNEFGIAVAGSVFISGFVALTLTPMLCAKLLKVPPSHGRMYQMLERGFDSLATGYARVLGRSLRHPLTVVVGMLALVVGAALVFQTLKREFIPADDRGVVNINIVGPEGATLQYTDGYQKQVEAILATVPEVNSVFSVIGRGGSPNGGFVVARLKYWEDRERNIEEIIAELRPKFAAIAGVQIFASNPSAIGGFGSPVQFIVRHPDYDSLLVANERLIAAARQVPGLVNVDTDLKNNKPELTIAYDRDRADDLGVPIGDVATTLQSMLGGTRVSTFTRDSRIYDVFLQLDAAHRTTPQDMDQLFVRGRNGQLVRVDALASITETTGPRGIAHYERVRAFTLSASLAPTLALGDAIDSLTAIATAQLPANTTIALGGDARELSESGNELLLAFGLAILVVFMVLASQFESVVHPFTVLMAVPLAVIGAIFTLKLAGATINLYSQIGMILLVGLVTKNSILLVEYANQLRAKGMEVVDAMLEAGRIRLRPILMTSVATIMGAIPIALGSGAGATARRPLGYAIVGGIAFSTVLTLFVVPVVWMLAERGLAHRRASREATAEFASVEAP, via the coding sequence ATGAAGATTTCGGACGTATCCATCTCCCGACCCGTACTGGCCACGATGGGCTCCCTCGCCCTCGTGCTCTTCGGCGTGCTCGGCTACCTGCGCCTGCCGGTGCGAGAACTCCCCGACATCGACCCGCCGATCGTCTCCGTGGAGACCTCGCTGCGGGGGGCCAATCCCCGGGTGATGGAGTCGTCGGTCACGGACGTGCTCGAGGAGGAGCTGAGCACCGCCGAGGGGATCCGGACGCTGACCTCGTCGAGCAACGAGCAGCGCAGCAGCGTCCGGCTGGAATTCGGTCTCTCGCGCGATGTCGAATCGGCGGCGCAGGACGTCCGCGACCTGGTGAGTCGGGTGCGCGGTCGTCTCCCCGAGGACGTGGACGAGCCGGTCGTCGCCAAGCAGGACGCCGATGCGCGTCCCTTCTACTATCTGGCCCTGACCTCGACCACGCTCGACCTGCTGCAGCTCAACGACGTCGCCGACCGGATCGTCAAGCAGCGGCTGCAGACGATTCCCGGCGTGGCGCGCGCGCAGATCCAGGGCGAGCGTCGCTACGCGATGAAGATCTGGCTCGACCAGAATGCGCTCACGGCGCGGTCGCTCACGGTGCAGGACGTCGCGGCCGCGATTCGGGCGCGCAACGTCGAGGTGCCGGCGGGCCGGATCGAGTCCTCGCAGCGCGAGTTCACGGTGCGCTCGCTCGGCGAGTTGCGCACGCCGAATGAATTCTCCGACCTCGTGGTCTCCAGTCAGGGCGGCGTCCTCACCAAGCTGCGTGACGTCGGCCGCGTGGAGCTCGGGCCCGCCAATGACCGCTCCGCGCTGCGCTTCGACCAGACGCCCGGCATCGGCCTCGGCGTGATCCGCCAGTCGAAGGCCAATGTCATCGAGGTCTCCAAGGCGATCCAGGCCGCGCTGCCCTCGATCCAGGCCGCACTGCCGCCCGGCGTGAAGCTGGTGCAGGCATTCGACCAGTCGGTCTTCGTCGAGCGATCGATCCGCGACGCCCAGCGCACGCTGATCGAGGCGGCGCTCCTGGTCGTGGTCATCATCTTCCTCTTCCTGCGCAACCTCCGGGCGACGATCATCCCCGCCTTCGCCATTCCCGCCTCGATCATCGCGACGTTCGCCGTGATGTCGGCACTCGGCTTCTCGATCAACAACTTCACCCTGCTGGCGCTCACCATCGCCATCGGCATCGTCGTCGACGACGCGATCATCGTGCTGGAGAACGCCTATCGCCACCAGGAAGAGCTCGGCAAGTCGCCGGAGCAGGCGGCGCGCGATGGCACCCGCGAGATCGGATTCGCCGTGGTGGCGACAACCGCCTCGCTGATGGCGGTCTTCGTCCCGCTCGCCTTCCTCAAGGGCAACACCGGCAAGCTCTTCAACGAGTTCGGCATCGCGGTCGCGGGCTCGGTCTTCATCTCGGGCTTCGTGGCGCTCACGCTGACGCCGATGCTCTGCGCCAAGCTGCTCAAGGTGCCGCCGAGTCATGGCCGGATGTACCAGATGTTGGAGCGCGGCTTCGACAGCCTCGCGACCGGCTATGCGCGGGTCCTGGGCCGCTCGTTGCGCCATCCGCTCACGGTGGTGGTGGGGATGCTGGCGCTGGTGGTCGGCGCGGCGCTGGTCTTCCAGACCCTCAAGCGCGAGTTCATTCCGGCGGACGACCGGGGCGTGGTCAACATCAACATCGTCGGCCCCGAGGGCGCGACGCTGCAGTACACCGACGGCTACCAGAAGCAGGTCGAGGCGATTCTCGCCACGGTGCCCGAAGTGAACTCCGTCTTCTCGGTCATCGGCCGCGGCGGTTCGCCGAACGGCGGCTTCGTCGTCGCGCGACTCAAGTACTGGGAGGACCGCGAGCGGAACATCGAGGAGATCATCGCCGAGCTGCGGCCGAAGTTCGCGGCGATCGCCGGCGTGCAGATCTTCGCCTCCAACCCGTCGGCGATCGGCGGCTTCGGTTCGCCGGTGCAGTTCATCGTGCGTCACCCGGACTATGACTCGCTGCTGGTGGCCAACGAGCGACTGATCGCGGCCGCGCGCCAGGTCCCGGGCCTGGTCAACGTCGACACCGACCTCAAGAACAACAAGCCGGAACTGACGATCGCCTACGATCGCGACCGGGCCGACGACCTCGGCGTGCCGATCGGCGACGTGGCCACGACGCTGCAGTCGATGCTCGGCGGCACCCGCGTCTCGACCTTTACGCGCGACTCGCGCATCTACGACGTCTTCCTCCAGCTCGACGCCGCCCACCGCACCACGCCGCAGGACATGGACCAGCTCTTCGTGCGCGGGCGCAACGGGCAGCTGGTGCGCGTGGATGCCCTCGCGTCGATCACCGAGACCACCGGCCCGCGCGGCATTGCCCACTACGAGCGGGTGCGGGCCTTCACCCTCTCCGCCTCGCTCGCGCCGACCCTCGCCCTCGGCGACGCGATCGATTCGCTCACCGCCATCGCGACGGCCCAGCTGCCGGCCAACACCACGATTGCCCTCGGCGGCGACGCCCGGGAACTGAGCGAGAGCGGCAACGAGCTGCTGCTCGCCTTCGGCCTCGCGATCCTGGTGGTGTTCATGGTGCTGGCCTCGCAGTTCGAGTCGGTGGTGCATCCGTTCACCGTGCTCATGGCGGTGCCGCTGGCGGTGATCGGCGCGATCTTCACGCTGAAGCTCGCCGGGGCCACCATCAACCTCTACTCGCAGATCGGCATGATCCTGCTGGTCGGGCTGGTCACCAAGAACTCGATCCTGCTGGTGGAGTATGCCAACCAGCTCCGGGCCAAGGGGATGGAAGTGGTGGATGCGATGCTCGAGGCGGGGCGGATCCGGCTGCGACCGATCCTGATGACCTCGGTGGCGACGATCATGGGCGCGATCCCGATCGCCCTCGGCTCCGGTGCCGGCGCCACCGCGCGCCGTCCGCTGGGGTACGCCATCGTCGGCGGCATCGCCTTCTCGACCGTGCTGACGCTCTTCGTGGTGCCGGTGGTCTGGATGCTGGCCGAGCGGGGGCTGGCGCATCGACGCGCCAGCCGGGAAGCCACCGCCGAGTTCGCCTCGGTGGAGGCCCCGTGA
- a CDS encoding TolC family protein, producing MIAALHLLATLTMAPVDTLPVVTLRDALREAVRLDPTWVQSAGLVDNAEWARKAALLVFVLPTINATADYSELSTQQFNIGTGRAANATGRASIDARYELFTGGRKLFGARQASADLETARAGELAQRYETALNVERDYYDVLGARELLDVARDRAARAAEQFGTARARVTSGATVPSDSLQVLLEQQRAEAEVLRREAALTVARLQLGRRIGRAVPVDAAPIDSTTPAALAITLDEAVTRAVEQGPAWREARSAEKSSEAQIRVRQASYLPSVTLTASLGKFDDKFFPTLTNRRSIGFSIALPIWDGGQRELAIQRLKTNRTVARAIREDLERSARRDVTEAYTGYDVSRRALDLAHAGVGVATEILRVQNARYRAGAATVLELLDAQAQLVQAQADLVQARYAVRLARASLEVILGQRLTPDSDRSIP from the coding sequence GTGATCGCCGCCCTCCACCTGCTCGCCACGCTGACGATGGCGCCGGTCGACACCCTGCCGGTGGTGACGCTGCGTGATGCGCTCCGCGAGGCGGTGCGGCTCGATCCGACGTGGGTGCAGTCGGCCGGCCTGGTCGACAACGCCGAATGGGCCCGCAAGGCGGCGCTGCTGGTGTTCGTGCTGCCGACGATCAACGCCACCGCCGACTACTCCGAGCTCTCGACCCAGCAGTTCAACATCGGCACCGGCCGCGCGGCGAACGCCACCGGCCGCGCCTCGATCGATGCCCGCTACGAGCTCTTCACCGGCGGGCGCAAGCTCTTCGGCGCGCGGCAGGCGAGTGCCGACCTCGAGACGGCGCGGGCCGGCGAGCTCGCGCAACGCTACGAGACCGCGCTCAACGTGGAGCGCGACTATTACGATGTGCTCGGTGCCCGCGAACTGCTCGACGTGGCGCGTGACCGGGCCGCCCGCGCGGCCGAACAGTTCGGCACGGCGCGCGCCCGCGTGACCAGCGGTGCCACGGTGCCGTCCGATTCACTGCAGGTCCTGCTGGAACAGCAGCGCGCCGAGGCCGAGGTGTTGCGGCGGGAGGCCGCGTTGACCGTGGCACGGCTGCAGCTCGGGCGGCGGATCGGGCGGGCCGTGCCGGTGGATGCGGCCCCGATCGATTCGACCACCCCTGCCGCGCTCGCGATCACGCTCGATGAAGCGGTCACGCGGGCGGTGGAGCAGGGACCGGCGTGGCGCGAGGCGCGGTCGGCCGAAAAGTCGAGCGAGGCCCAGATTCGCGTGCGCCAGGCCAGCTACCTGCCGTCGGTCACGCTGACGGCATCGCTCGGCAAGTTCGACGACAAGTTCTTCCCGACCCTCACCAATCGGCGCAGCATCGGCTTCTCGATTGCGCTGCCGATCTGGGATGGTGGCCAGCGCGAGCTGGCGATCCAGCGCCTCAAGACCAACCGCACCGTGGCCCGCGCCATCCGCGAGGACCTCGAGCGCTCGGCGCGGCGCGACGTGACCGAGGCGTACACCGGCTACGACGTCTCGCGTCGGGCGCTCGACCTGGCGCACGCCGGAGTCGGCGTCGCCACCGAGATTCTTCGGGTGCAGAATGCACGCTACCGCGCCGGTGCTGCCACGGTGCTCGAACTGCTGGATGCGCAGGCCCAGCTGGTGCAGGCGCAGGCCGACCTGGTCCAGGCGCGCTACGCGGTTCGCCTGGCGCGCGCCTCGCTCGAGGTCATCCTCGGGCAACGATTGACCCCAGATTCCGATCGGAGCATTCCGTGA
- a CDS encoding efflux RND transporter periplasmic adaptor subunit: MSRRPVIGCALLLLAACGGAEPKDAKGGGGGRGGAQVLPVEVSAAFTDTVIDAIIATGQVEAMQRIELRPDIEGRVVDILAREGATVGVGTPLLKIDDAELKAQVARATADRDLAKQALERTRLLLAEKAAAPADLERAEASSRAATASLDLLALRLERTVVRAPFAGVVGQRLVSMGDFVNSQSRLLTLQTVSPARINFAVPERYAAELKMGQEVTFQVASLPGKTFTARVDFVDPVVTLPGRTITVKAITANSGGTLQPGMFLEARLATAMRANAVVVPEESIVPTAGATYIWVQQDSTVTRREVELGVRSPGFVEIRRGIEVGDRVVVGGLERLVEGVTVKATTVERRPKGAREG, from the coding sequence GTGAGCCGTCGTCCCGTGATTGGATGTGCCCTGCTGCTCCTCGCCGCCTGCGGCGGCGCCGAACCGAAGGACGCCAAGGGCGGCGGCGGTGGCCGGGGTGGCGCGCAGGTGCTGCCGGTCGAGGTGAGTGCCGCCTTCACCGACACCGTGATCGATGCGATCATCGCCACCGGGCAAGTCGAGGCGATGCAGCGCATCGAGCTGCGTCCCGACATCGAAGGGCGCGTCGTCGACATCCTCGCCCGCGAAGGCGCCACCGTCGGTGTCGGCACGCCGCTGCTCAAGATCGACGATGCCGAACTCAAGGCGCAGGTGGCCCGTGCCACCGCCGACCGCGATCTCGCCAAACAGGCCCTCGAGCGGACCCGCCTCTTGTTGGCGGAGAAGGCGGCGGCGCCGGCCGATCTGGAGCGCGCCGAGGCGTCGTCCCGCGCGGCCACCGCATCGCTCGACCTGCTGGCACTGCGTCTGGAGCGGACCGTGGTCCGTGCCCCGTTCGCCGGCGTGGTCGGGCAGCGGCTGGTCTCGATGGGCGACTTCGTCAACAGCCAATCGCGGCTGCTCACGCTGCAGACCGTCTCGCCGGCCCGCATCAACTTTGCCGTGCCGGAGCGCTACGCGGCCGAGTTGAAGATGGGGCAGGAGGTCACCTTCCAGGTGGCGTCGTTGCCGGGGAAGACGTTCACGGCGCGCGTCGACTTCGTCGACCCGGTGGTCACGCTGCCGGGGCGCACCATCACGGTGAAGGCGATCACCGCCAACAGCGGTGGCACGCTCCAACCGGGGATGTTCCTCGAGGCACGGCTCGCGACCGCGATGCGTGCGAATGCCGTGGTGGTCCCGGAGGAATCGATCGTGCCGACCGCCGGGGCGACGTACATCTGGGTGCAGCAGGACAGCACGGTCACGCGTCGCGAAGTCGAACTCGGCGTGCGCTCCCCCGGCTTCGTCGAGATTCGCCGCGGGATCGAAGTCGGGGACCGTGTCGTCGTGGGTGGGCTCGAGCGGCTGGTCGAGGGGGTGACCGTCAAGGCCACCACCGTCGAGCGGCGGCCGAAAGGCGCGCGCGAAGGGTGA
- the bcp gene encoding thioredoxin-dependent thiol peroxidase, translated as MLQPGDKAPDFTTLDAEGKSVALSALRGQRVVLYFYPKDDTSDCTEQACGFRDAWRKLRRRGTTVLGVSRDDVKAHRKFAAKHALPFPLLADDEHAIAQAYGVWVEKSMYGKKYFGIARTTFVIDAEGVITHVFEKVKVTGHAEAVLAALDD; from the coding sequence ATGCTCCAACCGGGGGACAAGGCACCAGATTTCACGACGCTCGATGCCGAGGGGAAGTCGGTGGCCCTCTCGGCGCTGCGGGGCCAGCGGGTGGTGCTTTATTTCTACCCGAAGGACGATACCTCCGATTGCACCGAGCAGGCGTGCGGCTTCCGCGATGCCTGGCGGAAGCTCCGCCGGCGAGGCACCACGGTGCTCGGGGTGTCGCGGGACGACGTGAAGGCGCACCGGAAGTTCGCGGCGAAGCACGCGTTGCCCTTTCCGCTGCTGGCCGATGACGAGCATGCCATCGCGCAGGCCTACGGCGTTTGGGTCGAGAAGTCGATGTATGGCAAGAAGTATTTCGGGATCGCACGCACCACGTTCGTGATCGACGCCGAGGGCGTCATCACCCACGTGTTCGAGAAGGTGAAGGTGACCGGGCATGCCGAGGCGGTCCTGGCAGCGCTCGATGACTGA
- a CDS encoding PD40 domain-containing protein, whose product MRTPLSATAGLALLAGCATQTANPGPGSSASTTFYAPEPGEQHFTRLRQLTFGGNNAEAYFSSDGKWLTFQKQKKVTEGCDQQYIMRADGSGLRQVSNGLGRTTCGYFIEKDQRIIFSSTFRGDPACPVPPDRAMGYVWPLGRFELFTVKRDGTDLKQLTDNGAYNAEATVSPDGKHVIFTSTRDGDVELYTMNPDGSNLRRLTTRVGYDGGAFFSPDGTKIVWRAQYPVTATDSADYQRLLKARLVRPAKLELWVANADGSNPKQITTLGGANFAPFFHPDGKRIIFSSNHKDPKGRGFDLFMINADGTGIEQITHYSDFDGFPMFSPDGKQLVFASNRHGSESGETNLFIADWKN is encoded by the coding sequence ATTCGTACCCCATTGTCGGCCACCGCTGGTCTCGCCCTCCTCGCCGGCTGCGCCACGCAGACGGCCAACCCAGGGCCCGGCAGCTCGGCCTCGACGACCTTCTACGCGCCGGAGCCGGGGGAGCAGCACTTCACCCGCCTGCGCCAGCTCACCTTCGGCGGCAACAACGCCGAGGCATACTTCTCGAGCGACGGCAAGTGGCTCACCTTCCAGAAGCAGAAGAAGGTGACCGAGGGCTGCGACCAGCAGTACATCATGCGCGCCGACGGCTCCGGCCTGCGGCAGGTCTCCAACGGCCTCGGCCGCACCACCTGCGGCTACTTCATCGAGAAGGACCAGCGGATCATCTTCTCGTCGACCTTCCGCGGCGACCCGGCCTGCCCGGTCCCGCCGGATCGCGCCATGGGCTACGTCTGGCCGCTCGGCCGCTTCGAGCTCTTCACCGTCAAGCGCGACGGCACCGACCTCAAGCAGCTGACCGACAACGGGGCGTACAACGCCGAGGCGACGGTGTCGCCCGATGGGAAGCACGTGATCTTCACGTCGACCCGCGACGGCGACGTCGAGCTCTACACGATGAATCCTGACGGCAGCAATCTCCGTCGTCTGACCACACGGGTCGGTTACGACGGCGGCGCCTTCTTCTCGCCCGATGGCACCAAGATCGTCTGGCGCGCGCAGTACCCGGTGACGGCCACCGACAGCGCGGACTATCAGCGGCTGCTGAAGGCCCGCCTGGTGCGCCCGGCCAAGCTCGAGCTCTGGGTCGCCAATGCCGACGGCAGCAACCCGAAGCAGATCACCACGCTCGGTGGCGCCAACTTCGCGCCGTTCTTCCACCCCGACGGCAAGCGGATCATCTTCTCGTCGAACCACAAGGACCCGAAGGGCCGTGGCTTCGACCTGTTCATGATCAACGCCGACGGCACGGGGATCGAGCAGATCACGCACTACAGCGACTTCGACGGCTTCCCGATGTTCTCGCCGGATGGCAAGCAGCTGGTCTTCGCGTCGAATCGCCATGGCAGTGAATCGGGCGAGACGAACCTCTTCATCGCCGACTGGAAGAACTGA
- the lepB gene encoding signal peptidase I: MVKGRVAGALRILVDWVKSISIALVAWFLLRTFLIEAFRIPSGSMQNTLQIGDFLFVNKFLYGAEVPLLKAKLPAVREPARGDIVVFDSIEEDLKVVKRLIGIAGDTLEMRSGVVYRNGRRLEEPYAVNSEPEKSEDQLMRSRMRAWQVPHFAGPVPMGYEPDLHDWGPVVVPQDSLFVMGDNRDGSYDGRYWGFLPRVNVVGTPVLVYFSYDVQSLKSMAFLTEVRWHRLFSTPR; encoded by the coding sequence ATGGTCAAGGGCCGCGTGGCCGGTGCACTCCGCATTCTGGTGGACTGGGTCAAGTCCATCAGCATCGCACTGGTCGCGTGGTTCCTGCTGCGCACCTTCCTGATCGAGGCGTTCCGCATCCCCTCGGGGAGCATGCAGAACACGCTGCAGATCGGCGACTTTCTCTTCGTCAACAAGTTCCTCTACGGTGCCGAAGTGCCGCTGCTGAAGGCGAAGCTGCCGGCGGTGCGCGAGCCGGCGCGTGGCGACATCGTCGTCTTCGATTCGATCGAGGAAGACCTGAAGGTCGTCAAGCGGCTGATCGGCATTGCCGGCGACACGCTCGAGATGCGGAGCGGCGTGGTGTACCGCAACGGTCGCCGGCTCGAGGAGCCGTACGCCGTGAACAGCGAGCCGGAGAAGTCCGAGGACCAGCTGATGCGCTCCCGGATGCGCGCCTGGCAGGTCCCGCACTTCGCCGGTCCGGTGCCGATGGGCTACGAGCCCGACCTGCACGACTGGGGTCCGGTCGTGGTGCCGCAGGATTCGCTGTTCGTGATGGGAGACAATCGCGACGGCTCGTATGACGGCCGCTACTGGGGCTTCCTGCCGCGCGTCAATGTCGTCGGCACGCCGGTGCTGGTGTATTTCAGCTACGATGTGCAGAGCCTCAAGTCGATGGCGTTCCTGACCGAGGTCCGCTGGCACCGGTTGTTCAGCACGCCGCGCTGA